One genomic window of Anoplolepis gracilipes chromosome 5, ASM4749672v1, whole genome shotgun sequence includes the following:
- the LOC140666382 gene encoding mpv17-like protein, with protein sequence MSVKKVLRMINNIIQKRPLLYNSVVYGSFFTSAEVIRQSFSNVSKPIAEESKNSVDTKGPTLIQIQRLCETLNLVDEDTSMQSTNYNWPQLKRYAIYGCFLAGPILYRWYKWLDAFYSGTSVRIVLTKLVADQFLFTPPLLVLFFISMSLMEAKSDVLRECKIKFLHTFQTSCGYWLPVQLVNFMLVPPFLRVTYVSIASFCWINILCYLKNVPVTEYEQRK encoded by the exons ATGTCGGTGAAGAAAGTTCTtcgaatgataaataatattatacaaaagagACCGTTATTGTATAACTCGGTGGTATACGGTTCCTTCTTCACGAGCGCGGAGGTCATTCGACAGAGTTTCAGTAATGTATCCAAG CCGATCGCTGAAGAGTCTAAAAATTCCGTCGATACCAAGGGCCCGACATTAATACAGATTCAAAGACTTTGTGAAACATTGAATCTCGTAGATGAAGACACTTCGATGCAATCGACGAATTATAATTGGCCCCAGTTGAAGAGATACGCAATTTATGGTTGCTTCCTGGCCGGACCGATATTATATAGATG GTACAAATGGCTCGACGCATTTTACAGCGGGACATCCGTAAGGATTGTGCTAACAAAACTCGTTGCGGACCAATTTCTCTTCACACCACCGTTACTTGTGTTATTCTTTATTA GTATGAGTTTGATGGAAGCCAAGTCGGATGTTCTTCGAGAATGCAAAATCAAGTTTCTGCACACTTTTCAG ACTTCGTGCGGATATTGGTTACCGGTGCAACTTGTGAACTTTATGCTAGTTCCGCCGTTTTTACGAGTGACGTACGTCAGTATCGCTTCCTTCTGCTGGATCAATATCCTTTGTTATTTAAAGAACGTACCTGTCACTGAATACgagcaaagaaaataa